A region of Arabidopsis thaliana chromosome 5, partial sequence DNA encodes the following proteins:
- the ROPGEF10 gene encoding ROP uanine nucleotide exchange factor 10, with amino-acid sequence MHATIMVTKQRDDLLTNIPALRKLDSVLLETLDNFKDQKDFWYVPRDMEDADHNGDWRRDENWWLPVVKVPTDGLSEESRRWLQNQKDSVAQVLKAATAINAHVLSEMHVPENYIDSLPKNGKTSLGDFLYKSITEESFDPDYFVSFLDLSTEHKVLDLKNRIEASMVIWKRKMCQKEKDGKSQWGSTVSLEKRELFEVRAETILVMLKQQFPGIPQSSLEVSKIKNNKDVGQAILESYSRVLESLASKIMSRIEDVLEADRLVQRQLMGEAETRSESEAESEYEETEKVVAAETPNSRKLSDFIGWRLSSDTKKHSSMSDIEFFHKVEQEKEKPMMKSPRALPKKFSYLAKLENMRSPSDRH; translated from the exons GACAACTTCAAGGATCAGAAAGACTTTTGGTATGTGCCAAGAGATATGGAGGATGCAGATCACAATGGAGATTGGAGGAGGGATGAGAACTGGTGGTTACCAGTTGTTAAGGTTCCAACAGATGGCTTGTCTGAGGAATCACGTAGATGGTTGCAGAATCAGAAAGATTCTGTGGCTCAAGTCCTTAAAGCCGCCACGGCCATCAATGCTCATGTATTGTCTGAAATGCACGTTCCTGAAAACTACATTGATTCCCTTCCAAAG AATGGGAAGACAAGCTTGGGAGATTTTCTTTACAAGAGCATAACAGAGGAGAGCTTTGATCCTGACTactttgtctctttcttgGATTTGTCAACGGAACACAAAGTACTTGATCTAAAGAACAGGATTGAAGCTTCCATGGTGATctggaagaggaagatgtgCCAGAAAGAGAAAGACGGGAAATCTCAGTGGGGATCCACTGTTAGCTTAGAGAAGAGGGAGCTTTTCGAAGTCCGAGCTGAGACCATTTTGGTTATGCTCAAACAACAATTTCCTGGGATCCCACAATCCTCCCTTGAAGTCTCCaagattaaaaacaacaaG GATGTTGGACAGGCGATTTTGGAGAGCTATTCAAGGGTACTAGAGAGTCTTGCTTCAAAGATAATGTCAAGAATAGAGGATGTTCTTGAAGCCGATCGGCTAGTTCAAAGACAGTTGATGGGAGAGGCAGAGACAAGATCAGAAAGCGAGGCAGAATCAGAATACGAGGAAACTGAAAAGGTGGTTGCAGCGGAAACACCAAACTCGAGGAAACTATCAGACTTCATAGGGTGGAGATTGTCATCTGATACTAAGAAGCATAGTTCAATGAGTGATATAGAATTCTTCCACAAAGTTGAgcaggagaaggagaagccCATGATGAAGTCTCCAAGAGCTCTACCGAAGAAATTTTCATATCTAGCAAAGTTAGAGAACATGAGAAGCCCTAGTGACAGACACTGA